One Sagittula stellata E-37 genomic window carries:
- a CDS encoding RloB family protein, whose amino-acid sequence MGQFPTSGGCNIPARSDKLFQRRKTAKKLSRRAATIAPRRRVLIVTEGEVTEVQYFESVKNILGLVNVDLDICGKECDSSPTAVVRYAIARAEAEGLHSNGGYNDVYCVIDRDTHQDFYKALSEIAAANKPRSSFKGERIFQIVSYPCFEYWLLLHFEFSRSPFSASGNKSAAEMLAAELKKHPPFEAFDKSLTKEMLAKLQAVQETAVANASKALNDANDTGEMNPSTTVHELIKALEKLGKK is encoded by the coding sequence TTGGGGCAGTTCCCAACGTCCGGAGGATGCAACATTCCGGCGCGCAGTGATAAGCTCTTCCAAAGACGCAAGACTGCAAAGAAACTAAGCCGACGGGCCGCGACCATCGCTCCAAGGAGACGAGTTCTGATTGTTACAGAGGGCGAGGTCACAGAGGTTCAGTATTTTGAGAGTGTAAAGAACATTCTTGGATTGGTGAACGTCGACTTGGATATTTGCGGTAAGGAATGCGATTCCTCGCCTACAGCAGTTGTGCGCTACGCAATCGCTCGGGCGGAAGCAGAAGGGCTGCATAGCAACGGTGGTTACAATGATGTCTATTGTGTGATTGACCGAGATACCCACCAAGATTTTTACAAGGCCCTCAGCGAAATCGCGGCTGCTAACAAACCTCGGTCATCGTTCAAAGGCGAGCGAATTTTTCAAATCGTATCCTACCCCTGTTTCGAGTACTGGCTACTACTACACTTTGAATTTAGCCGCTCGCCTTTTTCGGCATCTGGCAACAAAAGTGCTGCCGAAATGCTCGCTGCGGAACTGAAGAAGCATCCACCATTTGAAGCCTTTGACAAGTCCTTAACCAAGGAAATGCTCGCCAAACTTCAGGCTGTTCAGGAAACAGCAGTTGCCAACGCATCGAAGGCTCTGAACGATGCAAACGATACAGGTGAAATGAACCCATCAACGACGGTCCACGAGTTGATAAAAGCGTTGGAAAAGCTGGGTAAAAAGTAG
- a CDS encoding AAA family ATPase: MLIEFSVSNFRSISESVTFSAVASAAATKQPGITFETGNSLAPDVLTSAVVFGANASGKSSLFNAVDFFTEFVCNSARKGTQGEEISIPQNRVSPECKGEPTTMEMVFSHDDEVFQYGFSLNTERVIDEWLFARTSKHGSKTRTIFTREYDEETKIYEWMLNEGQLPGERESWKVSTRDNALFLSTAVQLNSKTLEKPYSWLRSGIHVIKSNHRIAKSFTAQLLQDDEYRHRVVEFVEALDLPIGGFRVEEKQAEVPDEAKEFFSEKMLTELTKSVVNEKVYRVFSKHQNSKGETIELSLEEESDGTQAMFGMAGPIIDVLENGETLLIDELSNSLHPLALKGLVSIFHDKRQNPKGAQLIFTSHETSIISKSFMHKDQVWFIHRPDGQHTELTPLSDFKIRDVEAFQRAYLGGKFGAVPNVRRMQHSGAQ; the protein is encoded by the coding sequence ATGTTGATTGAATTTTCGGTATCCAACTTCAGGTCTATCTCTGAATCTGTGACGTTCTCCGCAGTTGCTAGCGCTGCTGCGACCAAACAGCCGGGTATCACATTCGAGACAGGGAATTCTCTGGCTCCAGATGTTCTGACAAGCGCCGTGGTTTTTGGCGCAAACGCATCTGGGAAGAGTTCACTATTCAACGCAGTCGATTTCTTTACTGAGTTTGTTTGCAACTCGGCTAGAAAGGGTACTCAGGGTGAAGAGATTTCCATTCCTCAGAACAGGGTCTCTCCTGAATGTAAAGGGGAACCAACCACAATGGAGATGGTGTTTTCCCACGATGATGAAGTGTTTCAATATGGTTTCTCGCTGAACACCGAAAGGGTGATCGACGAATGGCTTTTTGCCCGGACATCTAAGCATGGCAGCAAAACACGGACCATCTTCACTCGAGAGTACGATGAAGAGACAAAAATTTACGAGTGGATGCTCAACGAAGGACAGTTGCCTGGTGAACGCGAAAGCTGGAAGGTGTCCACGCGCGACAATGCACTTTTCTTGTCTACGGCGGTCCAACTGAATTCCAAAACTCTGGAAAAACCATACTCTTGGCTCCGCAGTGGAATTCACGTCATCAAGTCGAACCATAGAATTGCGAAAAGTTTTACTGCCCAGTTGCTTCAGGACGATGAATATCGCCACAGAGTGGTCGAGTTTGTCGAGGCTCTTGACCTCCCGATAGGGGGATTTCGAGTGGAGGAGAAACAGGCAGAGGTACCAGATGAAGCCAAAGAGTTCTTTTCCGAGAAAATGCTCACCGAGCTGACTAAGTCAGTTGTCAACGAGAAGGTCTATCGAGTTTTTTCTAAGCACCAAAACTCCAAAGGGGAAACAATCGAACTTTCTTTGGAAGAAGAAAGCGATGGGACACAAGCGATGTTCGGCATGGCAGGTCCAATCATTGATGTGCTTGAAAATGGAGAGACTCTGCTGATCGATGAGCTAAGCAATAGTCTGCATCCTTTGGCCCTTAAAGGGTTGGTAAGCATCTTTCACGACAAAAGGCAAAATCCAAAGGGCGCGCAGCTCATCTTTACGAGTCATGAGACGTCGATCATTTCAAAGAGCTTCATGCACAAGGATCAGGTTTGGTTCATCCATCGACCAGATGGGCAACACACCGAACTAACCCCCTTGTCTGATTTCAAAATCAGAGATGTTGAAGCATTTCAACGGGCCTACCTAGGAGGTAAGTTTGGGGCAGTTCCCAACGTCCGGAGGATGCAACATTCCGGCGCGCAGTGA